One genomic region from Leptolyngbya sp. FACHB-261 encodes:
- a CDS encoding SDR family NAD(P)-dependent oxidoreductase produces MTTLQIDPDELSGKRVLVTGGTKGMGEATVKRLRQAGAKVIATVRSKPNELQSPDLFIQSDISTPDGVKKVIEEVFARLDGVDILINNVGGSSAPSGGVLALSDDDWQQTFNANLFAAVTLQRSR; encoded by the coding sequence ATGACAACCCTCCAAATTGACCCCGACGAGCTATCCGGCAAGAGAGTGCTGGTTACAGGCGGAACCAAAGGCATGGGCGAAGCGACCGTCAAACGTCTGAGGCAAGCCGGTGCAAAGGTGATAGCAACCGTCCGCTCAAAGCCCAATGAACTTCAATCGCCAGATTTATTTATTCAGTCCGATATCAGCACACCTGATGGTGTAAAAAAGGTCATTGAGGAAGTGTTTGCTCGTCTCGATGGCGTAGATATTTTAATCAATAATGTTGGCGGTTCTTCGGCACCGAGCGGTGGCGTACTTGCCCTAAGTGATGATGATTGGCAGCAGACATTTAATGCTAATTTATTCGCGGCTGTCACTTTGCAGCGGTCTAGGTAA